One Vitis riparia cultivar Riparia Gloire de Montpellier isolate 1030 chromosome 4, EGFV_Vit.rip_1.0, whole genome shotgun sequence genomic window carries:
- the LOC117913495 gene encoding glutamate receptor 2.8-like, with the protein MGMAQNTTIPVNVGVVLDFDTSFGKMGLSCIPMALSDFYASHGNYKTRLVLKTRDSRRDVVGAAAAALDLIQNEEVQAIIGPGSSMQANFLIGLGEKAQVPIISFSASSPSLSSLRSQYFIRATLNDSAQVPAIIAIFQAFEWREAVLIYVDNEYGDGIIPYMTDALQGIDVRVTYRSVISPSATDDQIGEELYKLMTMQTRVFIVHMVTPLGSRFFTKADEIGMMEEGYVWILTDGLTDLLSTLDPLVIDSMQGVLGIKPHVPRTKELENFRVRWKRKFQQDHPKDETSELNIFGLWAYDAASALAMAVEKVGATNLSFQKTNISSNSTDLDTIGVSQIGSKLLQSLLSTQFKGLSGDFQIFDGQLHPTAFQIVNVIGKGERGIGFWTPKNGIIRRLNFTNANSNTYSTSKDNLGAIVWPGEPTYFPKGWVLPVNEKKLKIGVPVKDGFSEFVKVTWDPNTNATKVTGYCIDVFDAVMGSLPYAVPYEYIPFGTPDGKPAGNYNDLLYQVFLKKYDAVVGDTTIVANRSNYVDFTLPYTESGVSMIVPIKDNKSKSAWIFLKPLTWDLWVTSACFFVFIGFVIWVLEHRINEDFRGPPSHQAGTMFWFSFSTMVFAQKERIVSNLARFVMIIWFFVVLILTQSYTASLTSMLTVQQLQPTVTDIKELRAKDEYVGYQQGSFVLGFLKRMNFDESKFRIYNSPEELAELISKGSANGGIAAAFDEIPYMKLFIAQHCSKYTMVQPTYKFDGFGFAFPRGSPLVQDVSRAVLKVTEGDEMVKIEKEWFGKKTSCSDDNGSSLSSNNISLDSFWGLFLIAGATSSLALIIGIAMFLHKHRLVVMGEDSVSEKIKTLATRFDQKDLSSHTFRIPDHPYSGSTEPMAAVGASPSVINCLPRPSTLSNQTINEISLSGEQGTFSSEHGGGGSSTTPSRQSSPVIVPAVELVNLNQERTNIPPTSH; encoded by the exons ATGGGCATGGCGCAGAACACAACAATACCAGTTAACGTGGGAGTGGTCCTTGACTTTGATACATCGTTTGGAAAGATGGGTCTGAGCTGCATCCCCATGGCCCTCTCAGATTTCTATGCCTCTCACGGTAACTACAAGACTAGGCTCGTTCTGAAGACTAGAGACTCCAGAAGAGATGTTGTTGGTGCAGCTGCAGCAG CTCTAGATCTAATACAAAATGAGGAAGTGCAAGCCATCATAGGGCCAGGGTCATCCATGCAGGCCAACTTCCTGATTGGCCTGGGAGAAAAAGCCCAGGTTcccattatttcattttctgCATCAAGCCCTTCTCTTTCTTCCCTCAGGAGTCAATACTTTATCCGAGCCACTCTAAATGACTCAGCTCAAGTACCAGCAATAATAGCAATTTTCCAAGCCTTTGAGTGGAGAGAAGCTGTGCTTATTTACGTAGACAATGAGTATGGGGATGGAATTATACCTTATATGACCGATGCCTTGCAAGGGATTGATGTCCGTGTCACCTACCGTAGTGTAATTTCTCCATCAGCCACTGATGATCAAATTGGTGAAGAGCTTTACAAGCTGATGACAATGCAAACTAGAGTTTTCATTGTACACATGGTTACGCCTCTCGGCTCTCGCTTTTTTACCAAAGCAGATGAGATTGGAATGATGGAAGAAGGCTATGTTTGGATACTAACTGATGGGCTTACTGACCTCTTGAGTACTTTGGATCCCTTAGTCATTGACTCAATGCAGGGGGTGCTGGGCATAAAGCCTCATGTTCCAAGAACAAAAGAGCTCGAAAATTTCAGAGTCCGATGGAAAAGGAAGTTCCAGCAAGATCATCCAAAAGATGAGACCTCTGAGCTGAACATTTTTGGATTATGGGCGTATGACGCTGCTTCTGCACTAGCCATGGCAGTTGAGAAAGTTGGGGCAACAAACTTAAGCTTCCAAAAGACTAATATTTCCAGCAATTCAACGGATCTTGACACCATTGGAGTCTCACAAATCGGTTCAAAGCTTCTCCAGTCACTGTTAAGTACGCAATTTAAAGGCCTCAGTggagattttcaaatttttgatgGTCAACTACACCCCACAGCCTTTCAGATAGTTAATGTGATTGGTAAAGGGGAAAGAGGGATAGGATTTTGGACTccgaaaaatggaattataagAAGACTGAATTTCACAAACGCAAATTCAAACACATATTCCACTTCTAAGGACAATCTAGGAGCAATTGTATGGCCTGGAGAACCTACTTATTTCCCTAAAGGTTGGGTGCTTCCAGTAAACGAGAAGAAGTTGAAAATAGGGGTTCCAGTGAAGGATGGTTTTAGTGAATTTGTAAAAGTGACATGGGATCCTAACACTAATGCAACAAAGGTCACTGGGTACTGCATAGATGTCTTTGATGCGGTGATGGGTTCACTACCATATGCTGTTCCTTACGAGTACATTCCCTTTGGAACCCCAGACGGCAAGCCTGCCGGCAACTACAACGATTTGTTATATCAAGTGTTTCTAAAG AAGTATGATGCCGTGGTGGGAGACACTACAATTGTAGCGAACAGGTCCAACTATGTAGATTTTACACTACCTTACACTGAATCTGGCGTATCAATGATCGTGCCCATCAAAGACAACAAAAGCAAAAgcgcatggattttcttgaagCCATTGACTTGGGACCTCTGGGTGACTAGTGCgtgtttctttgttttcatcGGCTTTGTAATTTGGGTTCTTGAACATCGAATAAATGAAGATTTCAGGGGCCCTCCTTCACATCAAGCAGGCACCATGTTCTGGTTCTCCTTCTCAACTATGGTGTTTGCACAGA aggAGAGAATTGTGAGCAACTTGGCTCGGTTTGTGATGATCATATGGTTCTTTGTGGTGCTCATCCTCACTCAAAGTTACACCGCCAGCTTGACCTCAATGTTAACCGTCCAACAGCTCCAGCCAACCGTTACAGACATAAAAGAGCTAAGAGCGAAAGATGAGTATGTAGGTTACCAACAAGGCTCTTTCGTTCTCGGATTCTTGAAAAGGATGAACTTTGACGAATCCAAGTTTAGGATCTATAATTCTCCAGAAGAATTAGCTGAACTAATCTCGAAAGGGAGTGCAAATGGAGGTATTGCTGCTGCCTTTGACGAGATACCTTACATGAAGCTGTTCATTGCACAGCATTGCTCGAAATATACCATGGTTCAACCAACATACAAATTTGATGGGTTCGGATTT gCCTTCCCAAGAGGTTCTCCTCTCGTACAGGATGTTTCAAGGGCAGTCTTAAAGGTGACTGAGGGAGATGAAATGGTAAAGATTGAAAAAGAGTGGTTTGGGAAAAAAACTAGTTGTTCAGATGATAATGGAAGCTCACTTTCTTCTAACAATATCAGCCTTGATAGCTTTTGGGGCCTTTTCCTCATTGCTGGAGCCACTTCATCTTTAGCTCTGATCATAGGTATTGCCATGTTCCTGCATAAACATAGACTTGTGGTAATGGGCGAAGATTCAGTATCAGAAAAGATTAAAACCTTGGCTACACGTTTTGATCAAAAAGACCTCAGCTCTCATACTTTCAGAATACCTGACCATCCATACAGCGGTAGCACTGAGCCTATGGCTGCAGTTGGAGCCTCTCCATCAGTGATTAACTGCTTGCCAAGGCCATCAACCCTTTCCAACCAAACCATTAATGAGATTTCCCTCTCCGGAGAACAAGGGACCTTTTCTTCAGAGCACGGTGGTGGTGGGAGCTCAACCACACCTAGTAGGCAATCATCGCCAGTGATAGTACCTGCTGTTGAGCTTGTTAATTTAAATCAAGAGAGAACAAATATACCTCCAACATCACATTAG